Proteins encoded in a region of the Panicum hallii strain FIL2 chromosome 3, PHallii_v3.1, whole genome shotgun sequence genome:
- the LOC112883963 gene encoding protein STIG1-like — MMRSFAVLLIMALAAVVIVPPVATVGQAGLPARRSRFLAANALPSYECSKKSASVCLEPGSPGATCCGGQCVDTVSSPYHCGGCNKVCKSRRGTCCGGRCVDLDSDKDNCGRCGNQCSNKCNYGFCDYA; from the coding sequence ATGATGAGAAGCTTCGCCGTGCTTTTGATCATggcgctcgccgccgtcgtcaTCGTGCCGCCGGTCGCCACCGTCGGCCAAGCGGGGCTTCCGGCCAGGAGGAGCCGGTTCCTGGcggccaacgccctgccctcctacgAGTGCTCCAAGAAATCGGCCTCCGTCTGCCTCGAGCCGGGGAGCCCAGGGGCGACGTGCTGCGGCGGCCAGTGCGTCGACACCGTCTCCAGCCCGTACCACTGCGGCGGCTGCAACAAGGTGTGCAAGAGCCGCCGCGGTACTTGCTGCGGCGGGCGCTGCGTCGACCTGGACTCCGACAAGGACAACTGCGGCAGGTGCGGGAACCAATGCAGCAACAAGTGTAACTATGGTTTCTGTGACTACGCTTAA